In Candidatus Nitrosotenuis uzonensis, one DNA window encodes the following:
- a CDS encoding type II toxin-antitoxin system HicA family toxin, protein MQKFGFYAVRQRGSHITMYCDGRPVPVPNDPIAEGALRAILEKMAKARKIF, encoded by the coding sequence TTGCAGAAATTCGGGTTTTATGCAGTACGACAGCGCGGCAGTCACATCACCATGTACTGTGATGGAAGACCGGTTCCAGTACCAAATGATCCAATAGCGGAAGGAGCCTTGAGGGCGATCTTGGAAAAGATGGCAAAAGCAAGGAAGATTTTCTAA